AATCAGGATATGTTCCAAGCAAAATTGCTTGCTCAAGGTTACAAAATTAATGAATTCAAAGTAACTGGCGGTAACTGCTACGAAATCTATGGTTTTGATAAAGACGAAAACAAAGTTGAAATTTATTTCAACCCCGTTGATGGCAGTGTAGTGAAAGAAGAGCGTCACTAATTACCACTTTAAGTATTGATATGCGCTATTAACGCGCAATAAATACAATGCACTAAAAAAACGCCACGGTTATTGAAGTGGCGTTTTTTGTTTGTGTATGCTTATTCCACCTGAGCACGACTAACGCTACTATTACCGATGAAAACTATAACGAACAATGACATTTATATTTGGGATCCCTTAGTGCGCTTGTGTCATTGGGGTTTAGTCGCTGCGTTTGTCATCAATTATTTTACTGTCGAGCCAGGAAGGCTTATCCACGAAATAGCAGGCTATTGTGCACTTGCCCTCATTGTCGTGCGTATTTTTTGGGGCTTTAAAGCAAGTGCGTCTTCCTTTGCTAGCTTTAAGACTGTCAAACTAACACGCCAATCGTTTAAAACTCACATCACACAGCTAAATGCTAACCAACTGCCTAAAGCGCATGGCCATAATCCGTTTGGATGGCTCATGGTCTTTGCAGTAATTACGCTAATAACCGGGTTGGGAGTAACCGGTTTTTTAATGGAAGAAATTGACGCATTTTTTGGCAATAGTCAGCTAGAGTGGGCGCACAGCTTAATGGCAGATGCCCTATATGGTTGTGCACTGGTTCATATTGCCGCCGTTTTTTGGACACAACACAAAGGTCGCATCCAACTTATTCGCCCTATGCTTACGGGTAAACGCAAGCGTTAGAAAGCGCGTAGAATTCGCTGTTAACTATCTAATGGGCGTTTAGCTTCACGAACCGCCTTGGGGTGCATTAGCTTTTCTAAGCGAGCCAAATAAGATGCAATTTGTTGATGCTGCGTTTTATCGTCAGTCACAGAGTTGTATAGCCAATGATAGGCATCTTCATAATCGTAAGGGCTTCCATAGCCTTCTAAAAACAGTTCAACTAAGCGAATTTGTGCCTTTAAGTTTTTAAGTGCTGCGGCTTCGCGCAAATACACCACGGCACGAGATTTGTCTTGCTGAACCAAGGTCCCTTTAGCATAGTAACGCCCCAGTTGTTCAAGTGCTGCAGGCAAGCCCTGATTCGCTGCATCTTCCATATAACCGATGCCTCGAGAAGGAGCGGCATCTACGCAAACTCCCCACGCCAACATGTCTCCCCATAAAAACTGATAGGCGGGAACTTTCAGAATATCGGCTCTGGCTTCGATGTCTTGTACCAACTGGCAACGGTCTTCTACAACCTTATCAAGGTGTGTATTGGCGTTAATCATCTCGATAAGTTTGTCTTGGCTATACAGCTGTACGGCACGCAACTCTTCTACGGTTTCCCCTTCAAGGGCAACAGCATTTGTCGCCAGCACTCCCATAAGAAGCCCGGACAATAAACTCAGCGGTAATAAAGAAGGCAAATTTCGTTTCATAACTATCAAACAACACAAAGCTAGCGTAACTATGTTATCGACAAAGTATAGAATATCTTAACCACGCTGCATGCATCTTTACATCAGGGGCGTATTAAACCAACTTGCATTGGAACCTACCCAGTTGGCATGAATAGCAGAAAGATGTGACCACAACGAATCGGCAACACA
The DNA window shown above is from Alteromonas sp. KC3 and carries:
- a CDS encoding PepSY domain-containing protein; this encodes MKKAIMMTMAVGAATLLSACSAEHGTTQCTTAPQSEWQNQDMFQAKLLAQGYKINEFKVTGGNCYEIYGFDKDENKVEIYFNPVDGSVVKEERH
- a CDS encoding cytochrome b/b6 domain-containing protein, with the translated sequence MKTITNNDIYIWDPLVRLCHWGLVAAFVINYFTVEPGRLIHEIAGYCALALIVVRIFWGFKASASSFASFKTVKLTRQSFKTHITQLNANQLPKAHGHNPFGWLMVFAVITLITGLGVTGFLMEEIDAFFGNSQLEWAHSLMADALYGCALVHIAAVFWTQHKGRIQLIRPMLTGKRKR
- a CDS encoding tetratricopeptide repeat protein — translated: MKRNLPSLLPLSLLSGLLMGVLATNAVALEGETVEELRAVQLYSQDKLIEMINANTHLDKVVEDRCQLVQDIEARADILKVPAYQFLWGDMLAWGVCVDAAPSRGIGYMEDAANQGLPAALEQLGRYYAKGTLVQQDKSRAVVYLREAAALKNLKAQIRLVELFLEGYGSPYDYEDAYHWLYNSVTDDKTQHQQIASYLARLEKLMHPKAVREAKRPLDS